Genomic segment of Candidatus Methylomirabilota bacterium:
TGAACTCGAGCAGCGCCGTCTTGCCGATGAGCTCCTTCGCCCGCGCGGGGTCCTGGATGCCGGGAAGCTGGATGAGGATGCGGTCGCTCCCCTGGCGCGTGATCGTGGGCTCGGCGACGCCGAACTGGTCCACCCGGTTACGGATGGTCTCGAGGCCCTGGCGAACCGCGTCGTCACGGAGCCGGTCCGCCTCCTTCTCGTTCATCACGAGCTTGAGGCGCCCGGCGGCCGCGTCCTCGTCGCGTCGCTCGAAGCGCTGGAGGTCGCCCACGACGGTCAGGAGGTCGTTCCAGGCCTGCGGCGACGCGAGTTCGACCACGATCGTCGCGCCGCCCTCGCGCGCGACGCGCTTGACCGCGATGCCCTTCCGCTCGAGCTGCGATTTGAGATCCTCGGCCGCGCGGTCGGTCTGGCTCGCGACGTGCTTGTCCGCCTCGACGCCCAGCACGAGGTGGATCCCGCCCTGGAGATCGAGGCCGAGGTTGATCGTCTTCTGCGGCGGGTAGAGGGACCAGGCGGAGCCCAGGAGCACGACGAGGACGACGATGCTGCGCGACCAGAGGTTCCTAGGCATTCTTCTCGCCCTGGCCCTCCACGATGCGCCCGATGGCGGCGCGGTCGAACTCGAGCTTCACTTGGTCGGTCACGCGCAGCACCACCTTCTGTTCCTCGAGGCCCGTGACCGTGCCGTAGAGCCCGCCCGTGGTGACCACGCGGTCACCCTTCTTGAGCGAGCCGAGCATGGCCTCGCGGTCCCGCTTCTGCCGCTGCTGGGGACGGATGAGCAGGAAATAGAAGATCGCGAAGATCGCCGCGAAGAACATGAGCTGCGTGAAGATCGCGCTGGAACCGCCAATATTCATCGACGCTCGCGCCCTCCGCTCGCATCACTCGGCCGGAGCATCCACGGATGATACTGCATAACGCGCGAAAAACCGAGTCTGGAATGCCCCGAACGCGCCCGCGACGATCGCCGCGCGCATCGCGCGCATCAGCGCGACGAAGAAGTGCACGTTGTGCAGCGACAGTAACCGGTACGCGAGCAGCTCTTCCGACACGAAGAGGTGCCGGAGGTAGGCCCGCGAGAACCGGCGGCACGTGTAGCACGGGCACTCGGCGTCGAGCGGTGCCGGGTCGCGCGTCCACCGCGCCTGCTTGAGCGTGACGGCGCCGTCCCAGGTGAAGCACTGGCCGTTCCGCGCGTTCCGTGTGGGGAGCACGCAATCGAACATATCCACGCCGCGGGCCACGGCCTCCACGAGATCCTCGGGCTTGCCGACGCCCATGAGGTACCGCGGCCGGTCGGCCGGCAGCAGCCCGGCGACGAGCGCGGTGAGGTCGTACATCGCGGGCTTCGGCTCGCCCACCGCCATGCCGCCGATCGCGTACCCGTCGAATCCGAGCGCCGTCGTCTCCAGCGCCGCGCGCCGCCGCAGCGCCTCGTGCGTGCCGCCCTGCACGATGCCGAACAGCGCCTGGCGCCCGCCGCCGCGGGCGGCGTGGACCGCCTTCGAGCGCGCCGCCCAGCGCAGCGTGAGGTCGAGCGAGCGCTCCGCGGCCTCGCGCGTCGCCGGGTACGCGAGGCACTCGTCGAGCGGATGGATGATGTCGGCCCCGAGCGCGTGCTGCGCCTCGATCGCGAGCTCCGGCGACAGAAAGTGCGTCGAGCCGTCCACGGGTGAGCGGAACTCCACGCCGGCCTC
This window contains:
- the yajC gene encoding preprotein translocase subunit YajC, producing the protein MNIGGSSAIFTQLMFFAAIFAIFYFLLIRPQQRQKRDREAMLGSLKKGDRVVTTGGLYGTVTGLEEQKVVLRVTDQVKLEFDRAAIGRIVEGQGEKNA
- the tgt gene encoding tRNA guanosine(34) transglycosylase Tgt; the protein is MTAFEVIATDGAARAGRLTTGHGPVDTPVFMPVGTRATVRSLAPDDLHAAGAQIVLGNTYHLLLRPGHETIRELGGLHRFMAWDGAILTDSGGFQVWSLAKLRKVAEAGVEFRSPVDGSTHFLSPELAIEAQHALGADIIHPLDECLAYPATREAAERSLDLTLRWAARSKAVHAARGGGRQALFGIVQGGTHEALRRRAALETTALGFDGYAIGGMAVGEPKPAMYDLTALVAGLLPADRPRYLMGVGKPEDLVEAVARGVDMFDCVLPTRNARNGQCFTWDGAVTLKQARWTRDPAPLDAECPCYTCRRFSRAYLRHLFVSEELLAYRLLSLHNVHFFVALMRAMRAAIVAGAFGAFQTRFFARYAVSSVDAPAE